In one Umezawaea sp. Da 62-37 genomic region, the following are encoded:
- a CDS encoding tetratricopeptide repeat protein codes for MKTRTVALLLTAVLAVYFVMLGGKGVLLITTGDPAAVGLGIGVLILPLIGIWIAWTNLRFGLKTEKMARQLADEGELPDTTSLPRRPSGRVDRDAADAYFEERRVETEAAPDDWRSWFRLAQAYDLAGDRGRARDTMRKAIQLYP; via the coding sequence GTGAAGACCAGAACGGTCGCGCTGCTGCTCACCGCCGTCCTCGCGGTGTACTTCGTCATGCTCGGCGGCAAGGGCGTCCTGCTGATCACCACCGGCGACCCGGCCGCCGTCGGACTGGGGATCGGCGTCCTGATCCTGCCGCTCATCGGCATCTGGATCGCCTGGACGAACCTGCGATTCGGTCTGAAGACGGAAAAGATGGCCCGGCAGCTCGCCGACGAAGGCGAGCTGCCGGACACCACCTCCTTGCCCCGCAGGCCTTCCGGCCGCGTGGACCGCGACGCGGCGGACGCGTACTTCGAGGAACGCCGCGTGGAGACCGAGGCCGCCCCCGACGACTGGCGCTCCTGGTTCCGCCTCGCCCAGGCCTACGACCTCGCGGGCGACCGCGGCCGTGCCCGCGACACCATGCGCAAGGCGATCCAGCTGTACCCGTAG